A region of Mycolicibacterium brumae DNA encodes the following proteins:
- a CDS encoding PE-PPE domain-containing protein, which produces MRKAAASFSAMAAVAVVATATAHPAAAYAAGAHESHADRIADLIDGRARTLTLEGGFVGMQAFMRVTPLQLRGSLCAGPKTCSPVDYFALPVGWQTEAGAVKLNSAIGESGTDKTILLGHSQGGQVIYASLRSWADGRAEVPDGEVVWVSLGNPENPYGRRAGGIGYDHGQGLPDNYRDVVEKNPDIHGVEVIRQYDGWADYPQDTTNLLAVLNAQMGQFSIHNDYRDIDLTDENNATYYDAENQITYVWIPTKTMPLVSWAGPLAPTLDKMLRPTVEAGYNRPGDVQDQLADAYERDTGVGSAGSLESAGLADRGTTSASDSGELAELATDVAAGDKSPSLVQARTTLTKLAKQATPGRAVTDLGADGLKRQVRQASRQLKAVGVQIEDAGKRALAGVERVVQRLAAAPQKLQKAMNDAAQKSAGSESTGDD; this is translated from the coding sequence ATGAGGAAAGCAGCGGCGTCGTTCAGCGCCATGGCCGCAGTCGCCGTCGTCGCCACGGCCACTGCGCATCCGGCGGCAGCGTATGCGGCCGGCGCGCATGAATCACACGCCGACCGCATCGCCGACCTCATCGATGGTCGGGCGAGAACGCTGACCCTCGAGGGCGGCTTCGTCGGGATGCAGGCATTTATGCGCGTCACGCCGCTCCAACTCCGCGGCTCGCTGTGCGCGGGCCCAAAGACCTGCTCGCCCGTCGACTACTTCGCGCTGCCGGTGGGATGGCAGACCGAAGCGGGCGCGGTCAAACTCAACTCCGCGATCGGAGAATCGGGCACGGACAAGACGATCCTGCTCGGCCACAGCCAGGGCGGTCAGGTGATCTACGCGAGCCTGCGCAGCTGGGCCGATGGTCGCGCCGAGGTCCCCGACGGCGAGGTGGTCTGGGTGTCACTCGGCAACCCGGAAAACCCGTACGGCCGTCGAGCGGGCGGCATCGGCTACGACCACGGACAGGGTCTTCCGGACAACTACAGGGACGTGGTCGAAAAGAATCCCGACATCCACGGCGTCGAGGTGATCCGACAGTACGACGGCTGGGCGGACTATCCGCAGGACACCACGAACCTGCTGGCGGTGCTCAACGCGCAGATGGGCCAGTTCTCGATCCACAACGACTATCGCGACATCGATCTCACCGACGAGAACAATGCCACCTACTACGACGCGGAGAACCAGATCACCTACGTCTGGATCCCGACGAAGACGATGCCGCTGGTCTCCTGGGCCGGTCCGCTGGCCCCGACGCTGGACAAGATGCTGCGCCCGACAGTTGAAGCGGGTTACAACCGCCCCGGCGACGTGCAGGATCAACTCGCCGACGCGTATGAGCGCGACACCGGGGTGGGCAGCGCAGGGTCGCTGGAGAGCGCCGGGCTGGCGGACCGCGGCACAACGAGCGCGTCCGACAGCGGCGAGCTCGCGGAGCTGGCGACGGACGTCGCGGCGGGCGACAAAAGCCCATCGCTGGTTCAGGCCCGGACCACGCTCACCAAGCTGGCGAAGCAGGCGACGCCCGGGCGGGCGGTCACCGATCTGGGCGCCGACGGGCTGAAACGGCAGGTGCGCCAGGCGAGCCGGCAACTCAAGGCCGTCGGTGTCCAGATCGAAGACGCCGGAAAGCGGGCGCTGGCAGGTGTCGAGCGTGTGGTTCAGAGACTCGCGGCCGCCCCGCAGAAGCTCCAGAAAGCCATGAACGACGCAGCTCAAAAGAGCGCGGGCAGCGAATCAACAGGCGACGACTGA
- a CDS encoding Fe-S protein — MEVLRHVVVLLHIVAFAIIFGSWVAEAAARRFRLTAVMNYGLLLALVTGLALAAPWGGAVLNYPKITTKLVLLLALGAVIGIGKKRQDRSGEPAPAPLFWATGAITFVIAGIAVIW, encoded by the coding sequence ATGGAAGTACTACGCCATGTAGTTGTGCTGCTGCATATCGTCGCGTTCGCGATCATCTTCGGCTCCTGGGTCGCCGAGGCGGCCGCCCGCCGATTCCGGCTGACCGCGGTGATGAACTACGGCCTGCTGCTCGCTCTGGTCACCGGGTTGGCGCTCGCGGCGCCGTGGGGCGGCGCGGTGCTGAACTACCCGAAGATCACCACCAAGCTGGTGCTGCTGCTGGCGCTGGGCGCGGTGATCGGCATCGGCAAGAAGCGTCAGGACCGCAGCGGAGAGCCGGCGCCGGCGCCGCTGTTCTGGGCGACCGGCGCGATCACCTTCGTCATCGCCGGTATCGCCGTCATCTGGTGA
- a CDS encoding nitrilase-related carbon-nitrogen hydrolase, whose amino-acid sequence MVSTTKADSRAEQSARGTAIRIAVAQRIPPQDDDVSPIQDLVTTAVQASGAELLVVPELFPIGVRQHYADLKTLAESAERWAELVGAVATTAHMAIVAGYPELAADGSVYDSVMFVDEFGRMRANYRKLHLFGDELPAFTPGNAPPPVFDWHGWRVGLAICYDIEFPETGRMLADQGADLVCVPAGNPVGYREVPTVLVPARACENQMFVAYANYCDFDGTADYDGHSIVVGPNGAILAEADSTTAQILWAELNPAALGVARSKNSHLTDRRFRIYMAGAPRYYIDADSDTTDARRAAAIESQASSSLAQP is encoded by the coding sequence ATGGTCAGCACCACCAAGGCCGATTCGAGGGCCGAGCAGAGTGCCAGGGGGACGGCAATTCGCATCGCCGTCGCTCAGCGCATCCCACCGCAGGACGATGACGTCAGCCCGATTCAGGACCTGGTGACGACAGCCGTCCAGGCTTCCGGCGCGGAATTGCTGGTGGTTCCGGAGTTGTTCCCGATCGGCGTCCGGCAGCACTACGCCGACCTCAAGACCCTGGCCGAGTCCGCCGAGCGGTGGGCCGAACTGGTCGGCGCGGTCGCCACCACCGCCCACATGGCGATCGTCGCGGGCTATCCGGAACTGGCCGCCGACGGCTCGGTCTATGACTCGGTGATGTTCGTCGACGAGTTCGGCCGGATGCGCGCGAACTACCGCAAGCTGCACCTCTTCGGTGACGAGCTGCCCGCCTTCACCCCCGGCAACGCGCCTCCCCCGGTGTTCGACTGGCACGGCTGGCGCGTCGGCCTGGCGATCTGCTACGACATCGAGTTTCCCGAAACCGGGCGGATGCTCGCCGACCAGGGCGCGGACCTGGTGTGCGTGCCGGCCGGCAACCCGGTCGGATACCGGGAAGTGCCAACGGTTCTGGTGCCCGCGCGCGCGTGCGAGAACCAGATGTTCGTCGCGTACGCCAACTACTGCGATTTCGACGGGACCGCCGACTACGACGGTCACAGCATCGTCGTCGGCCCGAACGGCGCCATTCTCGCAGAGGCGGATTCCACCACGGCGCAGATACTTTGGGCGGAGCTGAATCCGGCCGCGCTCGGTGTCGCACGCTCCAAGAATTCGCATCTGACTGACCGGCGGTTCCGCATCTATATGGCGGGCGCGCCGCGTTACTACATCGACGCGGATTCGGACACGACCGATGCCCGACGGGCGGCTGCAATAGAATCGCAAGCCTCTTCATCGCTGGCGCAGCCGTAG
- a CDS encoding plasmid pRiA4b ORF-3 family protein: MRAELDGSEPPIWRRLDIRCDLRLDLLHQALQAAFGWEDRHLHRFTLGGGPFDSGSQFFLCPFDVADGESDGMPAANVRVDETLAEPGHVLRYVYDYGDSWELTLTLEQLLPADHNSPAVVLVDGERAAPPEDSGGRVDAAGLAEVLDDPAHFDLDRAAAAVRRTVFTLGDSGIDPRLPPILRRLRGTSAGPEFAARLSRVLSDPPDYSESYADSLRAIRWFLDRAADGGIPLTSAGYMKPDDVEAASKVVPAMGDWIGKANREIHCAPLLFFREALRQVGLLRKYKGSLRLTRATAAVVGDPEALWDHLGGLLSPAGDGGFVEEATLTLLVYAGSADGELPTDSISAALRSRGWQHQDGRPAGFDALSGLPELTILQNISDRPHSYRDPDYLSPAASALARAALWVDRERSMG; encoded by the coding sequence GTGCGCGCCGAGTTGGATGGTTCCGAGCCACCGATCTGGCGACGCCTGGATATCCGGTGCGACTTGCGCCTCGACCTGCTGCATCAAGCCTTGCAAGCGGCGTTCGGTTGGGAAGACCGCCATCTGCACAGGTTCACCCTCGGTGGCGGACCGTTTGACTCAGGCAGTCAATTCTTCTTGTGCCCATTCGACGTCGCCGACGGAGAGTCCGACGGTATGCCCGCGGCGAACGTCAGGGTCGACGAGACGCTGGCCGAGCCGGGCCATGTGCTGCGCTACGTGTACGACTACGGCGACAGTTGGGAACTGACCCTGACGCTGGAGCAATTGCTTCCAGCCGACCACAACTCCCCCGCTGTCGTCTTGGTCGACGGCGAGCGCGCGGCGCCGCCGGAGGATTCCGGTGGCCGGGTCGACGCGGCGGGCCTCGCAGAGGTCCTCGACGACCCCGCTCACTTCGACCTCGACCGAGCCGCGGCCGCGGTCCGCAGGACTGTGTTCACGTTGGGCGACTCCGGGATCGACCCGCGGCTGCCACCGATCCTGCGGCGGCTACGCGGAACCTCCGCCGGTCCCGAGTTCGCCGCCCGGCTGTCCCGGGTGTTGTCTGATCCACCGGACTATTCGGAGTCCTACGCCGATTCGCTTCGCGCGATCCGCTGGTTCCTCGATCGCGCCGCAGACGGCGGCATTCCACTGACATCCGCCGGGTACATGAAGCCCGACGATGTGGAAGCGGCCTCGAAAGTCGTTCCTGCAATGGGTGATTGGATCGGGAAGGCGAACCGCGAGATCCATTGCGCGCCGCTGCTGTTCTTCCGCGAAGCACTCCGGCAGGTTGGGTTGCTGCGCAAATACAAGGGCTCGCTACGGCTGACTCGGGCGACTGCTGCGGTGGTCGGCGACCCCGAAGCGCTGTGGGATCACCTGGGCGGCCTTCTATCGCCAGCCGGTGACGGTGGCTTCGTCGAGGAGGCCACCCTCACGCTGTTGGTGTATGCGGGCAGCGCCGATGGTGAGTTGCCGACCGATTCCATCAGTGCCGCTCTCCGCTCACGCGGCTGGCAGCATCAGGACGGCCGCCCAGCCGGCTTCGACGCATTGAGCGGGCTGCCGGAGCTGACGATCCTGCAGAACATCTCAGATCGCCCGCACAGCTACCGGGACCCCGACTACCTGAGTCCCGCAGCGTCGGCGCTGGCTCGCGCGGCATTGTGGGTGGATCGGGAACGCTCCATGGGCTGA
- a CDS encoding site-specific integrase: MVVVSRVRVDGPLQEFAAGFSVALESVGYAPLSAANQLRLMAHLSRWMAFEGVAPSELNDELVQAFLSVRSARGYVGWLSARGLAPLLGHLRAVGAAPAPVPRVPSGPVEELLTEYRAYLFCERGLVAATVRYYAQEARLFLTRSGSGELRELTAGTVTRFVVAEASVRSTGAAKLMVTALRSLLRFLLLTGRVETDLVSAVPAVAGWRLAWLPRSVRPDQVRVLLESCEQNRLVGRRDFAILTVLTRLGLRAGEVAAMELDDIDWRAGELVIRGKGNQHDKLPLPVDVGQALVGYLRAGRPTSSYRQVFLTALAPHQPLASGSVCAVVGRACVRAGIERIGAHRLRHTTATSVLQAGASLEEVGQLLRHRELNSTAIYAKVDHGRLVSVTRPWPSGSPS, translated from the coding sequence ATGGTTGTGGTGTCGCGTGTGCGGGTGGATGGCCCGTTGCAGGAGTTTGCCGCGGGGTTCTCCGTAGCGCTGGAGTCGGTGGGTTATGCGCCGTTGTCGGCGGCGAATCAGTTGCGCTTGATGGCGCATCTGAGTCGCTGGATGGCGTTTGAGGGTGTGGCGCCGAGTGAGCTGAATGACGAACTGGTGCAAGCATTTCTATCGGTTCGGTCGGCGCGGGGGTATGTGGGTTGGTTGTCCGCGCGCGGGTTGGCGCCACTGCTGGGGCATTTACGCGCAGTGGGCGCGGCGCCGGCACCGGTGCCGCGGGTGCCGTCAGGCCCGGTGGAGGAACTCTTGACCGAGTACCGGGCCTATCTGTTCTGTGAGCGCGGCTTGGTGGCGGCCACGGTGCGTTACTACGCGCAAGAGGCGCGGCTGTTCTTGACGCGTTCGGGGTCCGGTGAGCTGCGCGAGTTGACCGCCGGCACGGTCACACGGTTCGTCGTCGCCGAGGCTTCAGTTCGATCGACGGGCGCGGCGAAGTTGATGGTTACGGCGTTGCGGTCTTTGCTGCGGTTCCTGTTGTTGACCGGGCGGGTGGAGACTGATCTGGTCTCGGCTGTCCCGGCGGTGGCGGGTTGGCGATTGGCGTGGCTGCCGCGTTCTGTGCGACCTGATCAGGTGCGGGTGCTGCTGGAGTCTTGCGAGCAGAATCGGCTTGTGGGTCGGCGGGACTTCGCGATCCTGACGGTGTTGACGCGGCTGGGGTTGCGCGCCGGTGAAGTCGCCGCCATGGAACTCGATGATATCGATTGGCGCGCTGGCGAACTCGTCATCCGTGGCAAAGGCAATCAACATGACAAGCTTCCGCTGCCGGTTGACGTGGGACAGGCGCTGGTTGGTTATCTGCGTGCGGGCAGGCCGACATCTTCGTATCGGCAGGTCTTTCTGACGGCTCTTGCCCCGCATCAGCCGCTGGCGAGCGGTTCGGTTTGCGCCGTGGTGGGCCGTGCGTGTGTTCGGGCCGGCATTGAGCGCATCGGGGCGCATCGGCTGCGACACACCACCGCCACCAGCGTGTTACAGGCGGGCGCTTCCCTGGAGGAAGTCGGACAACTGTTGCGGCACCGGGAACTGAACAGCACCGCCATCTACGCCAAGGTCGACCACGGCCGGCTCGTCTCGGTGACTCGGCCCTGGCCGTCTGGGAGCCCGTCATGA
- a CDS encoding tyrosine-type recombinase/integrase — protein MTALADALADYLTMRRALGFKLERAGGLLADFVAEAGRVGAQRVTVELALRWATEPVGADPVWHGARLSAVRGFARYLAAIDPATEIPPADLLPGRSHRAVPYLYTDAEIAALMAEARNLRSRLRGMTYATLIGLLAATGLRIGEAIALDRGDVDLPGALITVRNAKFGKSRQLPLHSSVTNALTCYAETRDALCPSPRTDAWFVSNAGTRLIYKNAHEVFHQLTERVGLRARGPRCRPRPHDLRHTFAIATVLDWYRDGDDVASRMPLLSTYLGHVSPSDTYWYLSAAPELLIEAAQRLEPDQEDHQR, from the coding sequence ATGACCGCCCTGGCCGACGCGTTGGCCGACTACCTCACCATGCGGCGTGCGCTGGGATTCAAGCTTGAACGCGCCGGCGGGTTGCTGGCTGACTTCGTCGCCGAGGCTGGGCGGGTCGGCGCGCAGCGCGTGACCGTCGAGTTGGCGCTGAGGTGGGCCACTGAGCCGGTGGGCGCAGACCCTGTCTGGCACGGCGCTCGGCTGTCAGCGGTGCGCGGATTCGCGCGCTATCTGGCCGCAATCGACCCAGCCACCGAGATCCCGCCTGCTGACCTGCTGCCCGGGCGATCTCATCGGGCGGTTCCCTACCTCTACACCGACGCCGAGATCGCCGCGTTGATGGCGGAGGCCCGGAATCTGCGATCACGGTTGCGGGGGATGACCTACGCCACCTTGATCGGACTGTTGGCCGCCACCGGGTTGCGCATCGGCGAAGCCATCGCGTTGGACCGTGGTGACGTCGATCTTCCCGGCGCGCTGATCACGGTGCGCAATGCCAAGTTCGGCAAGTCCCGGCAATTGCCGCTGCATTCCAGCGTCACCAACGCGTTGACCTGCTACGCCGAGACCCGTGACGCGCTGTGCCCGTCGCCACGCACTGATGCCTGGTTCGTTTCCAACGCCGGCACCCGGCTGATCTATAAAAACGCCCACGAGGTGTTCCACCAGCTCACCGAGCGAGTCGGGCTGCGGGCGCGCGGGCCGCGGTGCCGGCCCCGCCCGCACGACCTACGGCACACCTTCGCCATCGCCACCGTTTTGGACTGGTATCGCGACGGCGACGACGTCGCCAGTCGCATGCCCCTGTTGTCGACCTATCTCGGGCACGTCTCGCCATCGGACACCTACTGGTATCTGTCTGCAGCCCCGGAACTGCTCATCGAAGCCGCCCAACGTCTGGAACCCGACCAGGAGGACCATCAGCGATGA
- a CDS encoding tyrosine-type recombinase/integrase → MTAIAATVQAFFTQRLITQRQASPHTIAAYRDTLRMLLTFISERTQTPCCRLQFNDVNADTVSAFLDHLEHDRANSARTRNARLAAIHSLFGFAAQRHPEHAADITRVLAIPAKRADHTVITYLADIEARALLNAPDRATRTGRRDHAILALAIQTGLRASELTALTRNDIHLDTAAHVACRGKGRKHRITPLTNTTVAILRTWIAETSDPDSDLLFATNRGGPLSLDALAQRVAVHAATATASCPSLANKHITPHVLRHTAAMRLLHAGVDTTVIALWLGHESLTTTRIYLQADLELKQRALDRTAPITTRPGRYRPPDKLLAFLESL, encoded by the coding sequence ATGACCGCCATCGCCGCGACCGTTCAAGCGTTCTTCACTCAACGGCTCATCACCCAGCGCCAGGCCAGCCCGCACACCATCGCCGCCTACCGCGACACCCTGCGCATGCTGCTGACCTTCATCAGCGAACGGACCCAGACACCGTGTTGCCGTCTGCAATTCAACGATGTCAACGCAGACACCGTGTCAGCGTTCCTCGACCACCTCGAGCATGACCGCGCCAACAGTGCGCGCACCCGAAATGCCCGCCTCGCGGCGATCCACTCCCTATTCGGATTCGCCGCGCAGCGCCATCCCGAGCATGCCGCAGACATCACCCGGGTGCTGGCGATACCTGCCAAGCGCGCCGACCACACCGTCATCACCTACCTCGCCGACATCGAAGCCCGAGCACTGCTCAACGCCCCTGACCGGGCCACCCGCACCGGGCGACGCGACCACGCCATCCTTGCGCTGGCTATCCAGACCGGGCTACGCGCATCAGAGCTAACCGCGTTGACTCGCAACGACATCCACCTTGACACCGCAGCCCACGTCGCCTGCCGCGGAAAAGGACGCAAACACCGCATCACCCCGCTGACCAACACCACCGTCGCGATCCTGAGAACCTGGATAGCCGAAACGTCCGACCCCGACTCAGATCTGCTGTTCGCGACCAACCGTGGCGGCCCGCTGAGCCTGGACGCCCTCGCCCAACGCGTCGCAGTACACGCCGCCACCGCGACGGCATCGTGCCCCTCCCTGGCCAACAAACACATCACCCCGCACGTGCTGCGGCACACAGCGGCCATGCGACTGCTCCACGCCGGAGTCGACACCACCGTCATCGCACTATGGCTCGGACATGAAAGCCTCACCACCACAAGGATTTACCTACAAGCCGACCTCGAACTCAAACAACGAGCACTCGACCGAACCGCCCCCATCACCACACGCCCAGGCCGATACCGACCACCCGACAAACTGCTCGCATTCCTTGAATCCCTCTGA
- a CDS encoding HNH endonuclease signature motif containing protein → MFDLLYNPTRVFDEPRLDAVLVAAVGLRNLADHVLASATAAAERAGVPTRRHLRSGAQLLTGLGVVPGTAYRLARVGRAAHELPAVTQAQRLAAMGAELADAIGVGVAHIGARVDLDEQQRADVVATLMVQSSPAEVAKKARAIAIARTPDKPASPVPVAEDEALNEMTLTQGADGRIVGSFDLDVVAGEELHAALDALCRPVPGPDGSVDRRPVGKRRADGFAQVIRAYLSGYERPTSGGVLPHVSLIRPATTPSWGSAVEQSVDQLGFTGPVTKKTATLISCDATIDTIVVDGEGAPLDVGRMQRLFPPRIRKALIARDGGCAFPGCGRPASWCDAHHINEWEADGVTSVDNGVMLCRLFRYRNNRHYAESAVMPILRESVLVSGFSVELLSA, encoded by the coding sequence TTGTTCGATCTGCTGTACAACCCGACGCGGGTGTTCGACGAGCCGAGGTTGGACGCGGTGCTGGTTGCGGCGGTGGGTCTGCGGAATCTGGCCGATCATGTGCTGGCCTCGGCGACCGCCGCCGCCGAACGCGCCGGTGTCCCCACCCGCCGGCATCTACGCTCCGGGGCGCAGTTATTGACCGGCCTCGGTGTGGTGCCCGGGACGGCGTACCGGCTGGCCCGGGTCGGGCGCGCGGCCCATGAGTTGCCGGCGGTCACCCAAGCGCAGCGTCTCGCCGCGATGGGCGCCGAGTTGGCGGACGCCATCGGTGTGGGTGTGGCTCATATCGGGGCTCGGGTCGACCTCGACGAGCAGCAGCGCGCCGACGTCGTCGCGACGTTGATGGTGCAGAGCTCCCCAGCCGAGGTTGCCAAGAAAGCCCGGGCGATCGCGATCGCCCGCACCCCCGACAAACCGGCGTCGCCGGTGCCGGTGGCTGAGGATGAGGCGCTCAATGAGATGACCCTGACCCAGGGCGCCGATGGCCGCATCGTCGGATCCTTCGATTTGGATGTGGTCGCCGGGGAGGAGTTGCACGCCGCCCTGGACGCCTTATGCCGGCCGGTCCCGGGCCCGGACGGGTCGGTAGATCGGCGGCCGGTGGGCAAACGCCGTGCTGACGGGTTCGCCCAGGTCATCCGGGCCTACCTATCCGGGTATGAGCGCCCCACCTCCGGCGGAGTCCTGCCCCACGTGAGCCTCATCCGCCCCGCCACCACACCAAGCTGGGGGTCAGCCGTCGAACAGTCGGTGGATCAGTTGGGGTTCACCGGCCCGGTCACGAAGAAGACCGCGACCCTGATCTCGTGTGACGCGACCATCGACACCATCGTGGTCGACGGTGAGGGGGCGCCGTTGGATGTGGGCCGGATGCAACGCTTGTTCCCACCGCGGATCCGTAAGGCGCTGATCGCCCGGGATGGCGGGTGCGCGTTTCCGGGGTGCGGCCGGCCGGCGTCGTGGTGCGACGCCCACCACATCAACGAGTGGGAGGCCGATGGGGTGACCAGCGTCGACAACGGGGTGATGCTGTGCCGATTATTCCGATATCGGAATAATCGGCATTATGCCGAGTCGGCGGTTATGCCGATTTTGAGGGAGTCTGTGCTGGTCAGTGGGTTTTCGGTGGAGTTGTTGTCGGCATAA
- a CDS encoding MBL fold metallo-hydrolase RNA specificity domain-containing protein, translating to MPPSARPQDEPKLTLSSLGAASTVTGSKHLLESDGRRVLVDCGLFQGLKNLRELNWKRLPVEADGIDAVVITHAHLDHTGYLPRLVRDGYRGPIYCTPATAAVAEIILRDSAYLQEREADLLNRHHATKHAPAQPLYTSDDAEQAIKQFRTRPFGQEFTLPEGPTVTFRRAGHILGAATVDLAWQGRRIVFTGDLGRYDDPLMFDPEPVPAADYLVMESTYGDRIHEQTDPLDILAAIIDETVSRGGTIVVPAFAVGRAQMLLYLLWRLRRAHRLPNIPVYMDSPMAINASNLLSTFADDHRLSPEIYEEMCDIATYARDVEESKLISASNDPKIIISASGMGTGGRVLHHLKAFAPDPRNTIMLTGYQSPGTRGRAIADGAPQVKIYGEWVPIKAQVANLRMLSAHADSNELIRWVSGFTTAPRRTFIVHGEPQAAETLRSRLKRELGWEATVPRQNQLFEL from the coding sequence ATGCCTCCCAGCGCCAGGCCCCAGGACGAACCGAAACTCACGCTGAGCTCCCTGGGGGCCGCCAGCACCGTCACCGGATCCAAGCACCTGCTGGAGTCCGACGGCAGACGCGTCCTCGTCGACTGCGGATTGTTCCAGGGTCTGAAGAACCTGCGTGAGCTGAACTGGAAGCGGCTGCCGGTCGAGGCCGACGGCATCGACGCGGTCGTCATCACCCACGCCCACCTCGATCACACCGGCTATCTCCCGCGCCTGGTGCGCGACGGCTACCGGGGCCCGATCTACTGCACCCCCGCCACCGCCGCGGTCGCCGAGATTATCCTCCGAGACAGCGCCTACCTGCAGGAGCGCGAGGCGGATCTGCTCAATCGGCACCACGCCACCAAACACGCCCCGGCTCAGCCGCTGTACACCAGCGACGACGCCGAGCAGGCGATCAAGCAGTTTCGGACCCGGCCGTTCGGCCAGGAGTTCACTCTGCCCGAGGGCCCGACGGTCACCTTCCGCCGCGCCGGCCACATCCTTGGCGCCGCGACCGTCGACCTCGCTTGGCAGGGCCGGCGCATCGTGTTCACCGGGGACCTGGGTCGCTACGACGATCCGCTGATGTTCGACCCCGAGCCGGTGCCGGCTGCGGACTACCTGGTGATGGAGTCAACCTACGGCGACCGGATCCACGAACAAACCGATCCACTGGACATTCTCGCCGCCATCATCGATGAGACGGTGTCCCGCGGCGGCACGATCGTCGTTCCGGCCTTCGCCGTCGGTCGCGCGCAGATGCTGCTCTATCTGCTCTGGCGGCTGCGCCGCGCGCACCGTCTTCCCAACATCCCGGTGTACATGGATTCCCCGATGGCGATCAACGCCAGCAACCTGCTGAGCACCTTCGCCGACGATCATCGGCTCAGTCCCGAGATCTATGAGGAGATGTGCGACATCGCCACCTACGCGCGCGATGTCGAAGAGTCCAAACTGATTTCGGCCAGCAACGATCCGAAGATCATCATTTCCGCGAGCGGGATGGGAACCGGCGGACGAGTGTTGCACCACCTCAAGGCGTTTGCGCCGGATCCACGTAACACCATCATGCTGACGGGCTACCAATCCCCAGGCACCCGGGGTCGCGCGATCGCCGACGGTGCGCCGCAGGTGAAGATCTACGGCGAATGGGTCCCGATCAAGGCGCAGGTCGCGAATCTGCGGATGCTTTCGGCGCACGCGGACTCCAACGAGCTCATCCGCTGGGTCTCCGGTTTCACCACGGCGCCCCGGCGAACGTTCATCGTTCATGGCGAACCACAGGCCGCAGAGACCTTGCGATCACGGCTCAAGCGTGAACTCGGCTGGGAGGCAACCGTTCCCCGCCAGAACCAGCTGTTCGAGCTCTAA